A stretch of the Actinomycetota bacterium genome encodes the following:
- a CDS encoding PPOX class F420-dependent oxidoreductase encodes MLPYDGNAERREKAMLTDEDRALLKGKNFGGLSTMMPDGSPQTTIVWIDTDGEHVLVNTAEGRVKLNNIERDPRVALAVYEHDDPYRQLAIRGRVVDITREGAEANIDALAQRYLGTERYPWRSEGEHRILLKILPEKIVR; translated from the coding sequence ATGCTCCCATACGATGGGAACGCCGAACGACGGGAGAAGGCGATGCTGACCGACGAGGACCGTGCACTGTTGAAAGGCAAGAACTTCGGGGGCCTCAGCACAATGATGCCCGACGGATCACCGCAGACCACGATCGTGTGGATCGACACCGACGGCGAACACGTGCTCGTCAACACCGCGGAGGGACGCGTCAAGCTGAACAACATCGAGCGTGATCCGCGCGTCGCACTGGCGGTCTACGAACACGACGACCCCTACCGACAACTCGCGATCCGCGGGCGCGTCGTCGACATCACGCGCGAAGGCGCGGAAGCGAACATCGACGCACTCGCGCAACGGTACCTCGGGACCGAGCGCTACCCGTGGCGCAGCGAGGGCGAACACCGCATCCTGCTGAAGATCCTGCCGGAGAAGATCGTGCGCTGA
- a CDS encoding cupredoxin domain-containing protein translates to MYRWWVFVHLLGVVGLVTSHGVSVFALLRIRAESDPARVTHLIEISGTSMPAFYVSLLFLLMGGVGAAFNGDWWGEGWIWYSLILLLVTFGLMSAIAGPYFRKLGLVATSRADGSDTVSEEEFTRLRRSSTGWTISLIGFGGFLLILTMMFWKPVLPFFVSSGPEAAPAAATVPDDGSPVVEISAQVSTFVPADITAPAGEGFNLVFDNQDSGVPHNVAIGDDAGGAVFTGEVFNGVATKTYQVPPLQAGDYTLVCDVHPDMTGTLTVA, encoded by the coding sequence GTGTATCGCTGGTGGGTGTTCGTCCATCTCCTCGGGGTGGTCGGGCTCGTCACCTCGCACGGGGTATCGGTCTTCGCGCTGCTGCGGATCCGGGCCGAGAGCGACCCCGCGCGCGTGACGCACCTGATCGAGATCTCCGGAACCTCGATGCCGGCGTTCTACGTGTCCTTGCTGTTCCTGCTGATGGGCGGGGTCGGCGCTGCGTTCAACGGCGACTGGTGGGGCGAAGGATGGATCTGGTACTCGCTGATCCTGTTGCTCGTCACCTTCGGGCTGATGAGCGCGATCGCGGGTCCGTACTTCCGCAAGCTGGGCCTGGTCGCGACCTCCCGCGCAGACGGATCGGACACGGTCTCCGAGGAGGAGTTCACGAGGCTGCGTCGCTCGTCGACGGGGTGGACGATCTCCTTGATCGGGTTCGGCGGGTTCCTGCTGATCCTCACGATGATGTTCTGGAAGCCGGTACTGCCCTTCTTCGTCTCGTCGGGACCCGAGGCCGCACCCGCCGCCGCCACGGTTCCCGATGACGGTTCGCCGGTGGTCGAGATCTCCGCGCAGGTGAGCACGTTCGTTCCGGCGGACATCACCGCACCCGCGGGCGAGGGGTTCAACCTCGTGTTCGACAACCAGGACAGCGGGGTCCCGCACAACGTCGCGATCGGAGACGATGCCGGAGGAGCCGTGTTCACCGGAGAGGTGTTCAACGGCGTCGCGACGAAGACCTATCAGGTACCGCCGTTGCAGGCCGGTGACTACACGCTCGTGTGTGATGTGCATCCGGACATGACCGGCACCCTGACCGTGGCCTGA
- a CDS encoding bifunctional homocysteine S-methyltransferase/methylenetetrahydrofolate reductase: MDRAAFADLLRAGPLLADGGLATSLADRGIPFDACFEELNVEQPDLVRSVHRSFVQAGARVVWTNSFGGNRFKLARHGVRAERVAELAEAAVAIAREAVEAEGVSVAGSIGPLGVWLAPYGRVRSEEAREAYAEQAAALASAGVDLFVVETQTDLVELEQAVLAVRSVAPGVPLVASATFTTDDRTPLGSPPDEVAARLRELDVDAIGVNCGQGPAQALRVIRRIRGSVGSVPLLAKPNAGGPQQIGGRFLYPATPGYFGELARNLIEEGVAVLGGCCGTGPEHVGAMADALERGPAERHSDVRADTRADVRLVEDPPPVASAGVSDDTASALERRLDRDDWTIAVEMEPPRSHSPARLVAAAQTLVQAGADVIDVADSPMAKMRMSPWAACRAIEERVGVETVLHFPTRGRNLLRLQGDLLAIHALGVRNLFVCLGDPVTIGDYPHGTDAIDVTPTGLMALVTGGFNAGSDHAGSSIGEPTRFLVGCALSPSAPDLGREVKLLRKKVDAGARFALSQPMYSLGPLERLVDAYEARHGELSLRILAGVLPLASRRHAEFIHNEVPGVVIPPEVLDRIRKADHAAEGLAMATELVEELAVHPAVAGVYLMPQFGRFDLAAEVVESARRAGDR; the protein is encoded by the coding sequence ATGGACCGCGCTGCGTTCGCCGACCTGCTGCGGGCAGGGCCCCTGCTCGCCGACGGCGGGCTCGCAACGTCGTTGGCCGACCGCGGGATCCCCTTCGACGCGTGCTTCGAAGAACTCAACGTGGAGCAGCCCGACCTGGTCCGGTCGGTCCACCGGTCTTTCGTCCAGGCAGGTGCTCGGGTCGTGTGGACGAACTCCTTCGGAGGGAATCGTTTCAAGCTCGCACGGCACGGGGTTCGGGCAGAACGCGTCGCCGAGCTCGCGGAGGCCGCCGTCGCGATCGCCCGCGAGGCGGTCGAGGCCGAAGGTGTTTCGGTCGCGGGCTCGATCGGTCCGCTCGGTGTGTGGCTGGCGCCGTACGGGCGAGTGCGGAGCGAGGAGGCCCGGGAGGCGTACGCCGAGCAGGCGGCTGCCCTGGCGTCCGCCGGGGTCGATCTGTTCGTGGTCGAGACCCAGACCGATCTCGTCGAGCTCGAGCAAGCGGTGCTCGCCGTTCGATCGGTCGCGCCCGGGGTTCCCCTCGTCGCGTCCGCCACGTTCACGACCGACGACCGAACACCGCTCGGCTCTCCGCCCGATGAGGTCGCCGCCCGACTGCGTGAGCTCGATGTGGACGCGATCGGTGTCAACTGCGGACAGGGTCCCGCGCAGGCGCTCCGCGTGATCAGGCGGATCCGGGGATCGGTCGGGTCGGTCCCGTTGCTCGCCAAGCCGAACGCCGGTGGCCCGCAGCAGATCGGTGGCCGGTTCCTGTACCCGGCGACGCCCGGCTACTTCGGCGAGCTCGCGCGGAATCTGATCGAGGAGGGGGTCGCCGTTCTCGGCGGATGCTGCGGTACGGGTCCGGAGCACGTGGGGGCCATGGCCGACGCCCTCGAGCGAGGGCCGGCCGAACGCCATTCGGACGTCCGGGCGGACACGCGGGCGGACGTGCGGCTCGTCGAGGATCCGCCACCCGTCGCTTCCGCCGGGGTATCGGACGACACGGCCTCCGCGCTCGAACGCAGACTCGACCGCGACGACTGGACGATCGCCGTCGAGATGGAGCCGCCACGTTCGCACTCGCCCGCTCGGCTCGTGGCTGCGGCGCAGACCCTCGTCCAGGCGGGAGCGGACGTGATCGACGTCGCCGACTCACCGATGGCGAAGATGCGGATGAGTCCGTGGGCCGCGTGCCGCGCGATCGAGGAACGCGTGGGTGTCGAGACGGTGCTGCACTTCCCCACGCGCGGCCGGAACCTGCTCCGGCTCCAGGGTGATCTGCTCGCGATCCACGCGCTCGGCGTCCGGAACCTGTTCGTCTGCCTCGGCGACCCGGTCACGATCGGGGACTACCCTCACGGGACGGATGCGATCGACGTGACGCCGACGGGCTTGATGGCTCTGGTCACCGGCGGGTTCAACGCCGGGAGCGATCACGCCGGCTCCTCGATCGGCGAGCCGACGCGGTTCCTCGTGGGGTGCGCCTTGAGCCCGTCGGCTCCGGACCTCGGTCGCGAAGTGAAGCTGCTGAGGAAGAAGGTGGATGCGGGAGCCCGGTTCGCGCTGTCGCAGCCGATGTATTCACTCGGACCGCTCGAGCGCCTCGTCGATGCCTACGAGGCGCGACACGGAGAGCTCTCGCTGCGGATCCTCGCGGGCGTGTTGCCGCTCGCGTCCCGCAGACATGCCGAGTTCATCCACAATGAGGTGCCCGGTGTCGTGATCCCCCCCGAGGTGCTCGACCGGATCCGGAAGGCGGACCATGCCGCGGAGGGGCTTGCGATGGCGACCGAGCTCGTCGAGGAGCTCGCGGTGCATCCTGCTGTGGCCGGGGTCTACCTGATGCCGCAGTTCGGCCGGTTCGATCTGGCCGCCGAGGTCGTCGAGTCCGCGCGGCGGGCCGGCGACCGGTAG
- a CDS encoding universal stress protein, with protein sequence MGYRTVVVGTDGSASATEARDVAIRVARRFDAELVVICVIGGRGLTEQLARGVLGHAVDAATVKKVRATAELRSGDPHDALLAACVDHGADLLVVGNRGLDAATRFRLGGVPDRVTHEAPCDVLVVDTAGDTGSEGPRYRHAIAGTDGSATASAACLRAFDVATMFGAPVSLVFVGDPLVGKIRVEETARAGADDLQVEPLILPEGDPAQAIVDAAERVHADLVVVGNKGMSRRVFGSVPGRVLHAGVADVLVVKTIDRSAADIGPGHGAILDEGGKRVAVFRDDDGKTHRLNPRCTHMGCTVGWNDADRTWDCPCHGSRYATDGTVIHGPAQRSLEALDG encoded by the coding sequence ATGGGCTACCGCACCGTCGTCGTTGGTACGGACGGATCCGCGTCCGCGACCGAAGCGCGTGATGTCGCGATCAGGGTCGCCCGGCGATTCGACGCCGAGCTCGTCGTGATCTGCGTGATCGGGGGCCGGGGGCTCACGGAGCAACTGGCGCGCGGCGTGCTCGGTCATGCCGTCGATGCGGCGACCGTGAAGAAGGTGCGGGCCACGGCGGAGCTGCGCAGCGGCGATCCGCACGATGCGTTGCTCGCAGCCTGCGTCGACCACGGAGCCGACCTGCTCGTCGTCGGCAACCGAGGTCTCGATGCCGCGACGCGCTTCCGGCTCGGCGGGGTACCCGATCGTGTGACGCACGAGGCGCCCTGCGACGTGCTCGTGGTCGACACGGCCGGCGACACCGGTTCGGAGGGACCGCGGTACCGGCACGCGATCGCCGGCACCGACGGCTCCGCAACCGCGTCGGCCGCGTGTCTTCGCGCGTTCGACGTCGCCACGATGTTCGGAGCGCCCGTCTCCCTCGTGTTCGTGGGCGATCCGCTCGTCGGCAAGATCCGGGTCGAAGAGACGGCCCGTGCCGGGGCGGACGACCTTCAGGTCGAACCCCTGATCCTTCCCGAGGGGGATCCCGCGCAGGCGATCGTCGACGCCGCCGAACGGGTGCACGCCGACCTGGTCGTGGTCGGCAACAAGGGGATGTCGCGACGCGTCTTCGGTTCGGTCCCCGGCCGTGTGCTCCACGCGGGTGTCGCCGACGTGCTCGTGGTGAAGACGATCGATCGTTCGGCCGCAGACATCGGTCCAGGACACGGGGCGATCCTCGACGAGGGCGGCAAGCGGGTCGCGGTGTTCCGCGACGATGACGGGAAGACGCATCGGCTGAACCCGAGGTGCACGCATATGGGGTGCACGGTGGGCTGGAACGACGCCGACCGCACCTGGGATTGTCCATGCCACGGCAGTCGATACGCCACGGACGGTACGGTGATCCATGGACCCGCGCAGCGCTCCCTGGAGGCGCTCGACGGCTGA
- a CDS encoding plasmid stabilization protein — protein MPQRSWNDKRERQYEHIKQGLTEHGRGEDEAEEIAARTVNKERARAGESETASRTSTDDISSGRRGGLRSHSGPRGRTRDQLYEEARDAGIEGRSKMTKAQLERALSKEGPSR, from the coding sequence ATGCCGCAGAGATCCTGGAACGACAAGCGTGAACGTCAGTACGAGCACATCAAGCAGGGTCTGACCGAACACGGCCGTGGCGAAGACGAGGCGGAAGAGATCGCCGCGCGAACCGTGAACAAGGAGCGCGCCCGGGCGGGGGAGTCCGAGACGGCGAGCCGCACCTCCACCGACGACATCTCGTCGGGACGCCGCGGCGGGCTCCGCTCGCACTCGGGTCCACGTGGCCGGACGCGCGACCAGCTCTACGAGGAGGCGCGCGACGCCGGTATCGAGGGCCGATCCAAGATGACGAAGGCGCAGTTGGAGCGCGCCCTGTCCAAGGAGGGACCGTCCCGATGA
- a CDS encoding FAD-dependent oxidoreductase, producing the protein MPDPENMMSKRGAEVFGGADAGELPSRARVVIVGGGIAGASVAYHLAELGWSDVVLLERGRLSSGTSWHAAGLVAQVRPTHALTAMSSYAPILYERLTERTGVPTGFKRVGALTVARTPERMTEISYGVSMARDFGIEAEILSVDELRAWWPPIAIDDLVGGTLFPGDGTLNPGDTALAIAKGAIDGGVRVFEGVEVTGVRVEHGAVTGVRTDRGEIEGEIVVNAAGLWARQLARSVGVTVPLYAAEHMYVMSEPTAGAREELPILRDLDGFFYVRHYRGRFIVGAFEPDGKPRPVASIPHEGFAEFGADWEHFQLPLGRAKQRLPELEDRGFEYFLNGPESFTPDANFYLGEAPGLRGFFLACGFNSQGVIYGPGAGKALAEWIVAGAPQQDLVEVSPARVARFQDNPRYLFERTRESLGRLYGMHWPYWQPAAARGVRRTPLYERLAEANACFGEAAGWERAMWFANPGDEPVYRYAFGRQNWFDVVREECAAARERVALFDLSTYAKFLVQGSDACAALQWICSADVDVPDGRVVYTCLLNQRAGIEMDLTVTRLGDDRFLVVAPTLAQLRVGTLLERSIPRGTHAVVTDVTSGLAVLAFMGPRSRELLARLTDVDVSNAAFGWGAAVDLDVGTSRATALRLSFVGELGYELYVPTEFAAGVYDAILEAGRDLGLRHAGFHALDALRSEKGYVHWGHDVGPMDTPWEAGLGFTVSLRSDADFVGRSAAEAAKDQPRRRRLVHVRIDDPERLAFHGESILRDGERVGEVTSAAFGATLDRCVGLGWVNAEPEVTDAWLDEGRFEVEIAAQAVLATVSARAFFDPSGQRLRG; encoded by the coding sequence GTGCCCGACCCCGAGAACATGATGTCCAAGCGTGGCGCCGAGGTGTTCGGCGGCGCAGACGCCGGGGAGCTTCCCTCCCGCGCTCGAGTCGTGATCGTCGGCGGCGGTATCGCCGGCGCGTCGGTCGCTTATCACCTCGCCGAGCTCGGGTGGAGCGACGTCGTGCTCCTCGAGCGCGGCAGGCTCTCCTCGGGAACCTCTTGGCACGCGGCCGGGCTGGTGGCCCAGGTCCGGCCGACGCACGCGCTCACCGCGATGTCGAGCTACGCGCCGATCCTGTACGAACGCCTCACCGAACGGACGGGTGTCCCCACCGGGTTCAAACGCGTCGGGGCGTTGACGGTCGCGCGCACGCCGGAGCGGATGACCGAGATCTCCTACGGGGTCTCGATGGCCCGCGACTTCGGGATCGAGGCGGAGATCCTGTCGGTGGACGAGCTGCGGGCCTGGTGGCCCCCCATAGCGATCGACGATCTCGTCGGGGGAACACTGTTCCCCGGGGACGGCACGCTGAACCCGGGGGACACGGCGCTCGCGATCGCGAAGGGTGCGATCGATGGAGGGGTCCGCGTCTTCGAGGGCGTCGAGGTGACCGGTGTGCGTGTCGAGCACGGAGCGGTCACGGGCGTGCGTACCGACCGCGGCGAGATCGAGGGCGAGATCGTCGTCAACGCCGCGGGACTCTGGGCGCGGCAGCTGGCGAGGTCGGTCGGTGTCACCGTGCCCCTGTACGCGGCGGAACACATGTACGTGATGAGCGAACCGACGGCCGGAGCCCGCGAAGAGCTGCCGATCCTTCGCGATCTCGATGGTTTCTTCTACGTGCGGCACTACCGAGGGCGCTTCATCGTCGGAGCGTTCGAACCGGACGGCAAGCCTCGCCCCGTCGCGTCGATCCCCCACGAGGGGTTCGCCGAGTTCGGCGCCGACTGGGAGCACTTCCAGCTTCCGCTCGGCCGGGCGAAGCAGCGCCTCCCCGAGTTGGAGGACCGTGGGTTCGAGTACTTCCTCAACGGCCCCGAGAGCTTCACGCCCGACGCGAACTTCTACCTCGGGGAGGCGCCGGGGTTGCGCGGGTTCTTCCTCGCGTGCGGCTTCAACTCCCAGGGAGTGATCTACGGTCCGGGCGCGGGCAAGGCGCTCGCCGAGTGGATCGTCGCCGGCGCGCCGCAGCAGGACCTGGTCGAGGTGTCCCCGGCTCGCGTCGCGCGGTTCCAGGACAACCCTCGCTACCTGTTCGAGCGCACACGCGAGAGTCTCGGACGGCTCTACGGGATGCACTGGCCGTACTGGCAGCCCGCTGCCGCGCGCGGCGTGCGTCGGACGCCCCTGTACGAGCGGCTGGCGGAAGCGAACGCCTGCTTCGGCGAGGCGGCCGGATGGGAACGGGCGATGTGGTTCGCCAACCCGGGAGACGAACCCGTTTACCGATACGCGTTCGGCCGGCAGAACTGGTTCGACGTCGTCCGCGAGGAGTGCGCCGCCGCTCGCGAACGGGTCGCCCTGTTCGATCTGTCGACGTATGCGAAGTTCCTCGTGCAGGGCTCCGACGCATGCGCCGCTCTGCAGTGGATATGCTCTGCCGACGTCGATGTGCCGGACGGCAGAGTGGTCTACACGTGCCTGCTGAACCAGCGTGCCGGCATCGAGATGGACCTCACCGTCACGCGGCTCGGCGACGATCGGTTCCTCGTCGTGGCTCCCACGCTCGCCCAGCTCCGAGTCGGGACCCTGCTCGAGCGATCGATCCCACGGGGGACGCACGCGGTGGTCACCGACGTGACGAGTGGACTCGCCGTGCTGGCGTTCATGGGGCCGCGGTCCCGCGAGCTGCTCGCGAGACTCACCGACGTTGACGTGTCGAACGCGGCGTTCGGATGGGGAGCGGCGGTCGACCTCGACGTCGGGACGTCCCGCGCGACGGCGCTGCGCCTGTCCTTCGTCGGGGAGCTCGGCTACGAGCTCTACGTGCCCACAGAGTTCGCGGCCGGTGTCTACGACGCGATCCTCGAGGCCGGTCGCGATCTCGGCCTGCGGCATGCCGGGTTCCACGCGCTCGATGCGCTGCGCAGCGAGAAGGGGTACGTCCACTGGGGTCACGACGTCGGACCGATGGATACGCCCTGGGAGGCCGGTCTCGGTTTCACGGTGTCCTTGCGCAGCGACGCGGACTTCGTCGGTCGATCGGCCGCCGAGGCCGCGAAGGACCAACCGCGACGCCGCCGCCTGGTGCACGTTCGGATCGACGATCCCGAGCGGCTCGCCTTCCACGGCGAATCGATCCTGCGCGACGGCGAGCGTGTCGGCGAGGTGACGTCTGCGGCGTTCGGCGCGACCCTCGATCGATGTGTCGGCCTCGGTTGGGTTAACGCCGAACCGGAGGTCACCGACGCGTGGCTCGACGAGGGCAGGTTCGAGGTCGAGATCGCTGCGCAGGCGGTTCTCGCCACGGTCTCGGCGAGGGCGTTCTTCGACCCCTCCGGGCAGCGACTCCGCGGCTGA